A stretch of DNA from Vallitalea longa:
GCGTAGATATAACTAGTAAAAAAAATAACATTAATGTTCAGAGACAGAAAATGGGAATGGTATTTCAACAGTTTAATCTCTTTCCTCATATGACAGTTCTTGATAATATAACTCTTTCACCTATAAAAGTGAAGAAAGTGGCAAAAGATGTTGCTGAAAAAAAAGCATTATCACTTCTTACTCGTGTTGGATTAGAAGATAAGGCAAAAGCTTATCCAAAACAACTATCAGGAGGACAGAAGCAGAGAATCGCTATTGTAAGAGCATTGGCTATGGAACCTGATGTAATGCTATTTGATGAACCTACATCAGCACTTGATCCTGAGATGGTTGGAGAAGTTTTGGATGTTATGAAACAACTTGCTTCAGAAGGTATGACAATGGTAGTGGTCACTCATGAAATGGGATTTGCAAAAGAAGTAGGTACTAGATTATTTTTTATGGATGAAGGTGTCATTGCTGAAGAAGGGGACCCAAATGAAATATTTAAGAGTCCAAAAAAAATAAGGACCAAAGAATTTTTTAGTAAAGTTCTTAAGTAAAATAATTAGATTAAAATGGATAATTTTTACTATAAATGAAAATAAATGTAGATTTTTGTATGGAAGCACCTTATAATATAATAAGGTGCTTTTTTGCGTCTTGTTTGAATTAATATTAACCATTTAGGGGGATTATATGAAAAAAGTATTTTTATGGCTTAATATAATAATTATAACTATAACATTATCATGTACTTCAGATAGTATATATGCAAAAGGAGATTCTGATCAAGAATTAAGAATCGGTCTAAGGCAATGTTATGAACATAAAGAATCAATTCATGTCAATAATAAAATACTGAATATGGGTTATAAAATAGATGATGAATATAAGTCAGAACAAGTTTTTATGTCTGACAATGGTTTTACTTTTATGCCTGCTTCGAATAACTATTTAATATCTTTAGATAGTTATGAAACTTATGAGGATGTCCAGAAACAAGCACATATATTAATGAAACAAGATTATGATGTTTTTCCGGGATATGCATCTGTTGGTGTTTGGAAAATATATATTCCAATAAAAAATAAAAAAGAAACTAGTGAAATACTATATAAATTGAATCTAGATAAGAATGTAGCTTTTGAAATCGTTAATGATAATGGCTTCCGAACCATAATGGAATTCTCAAATGATATTATTGTTATGGAAAATACTTATGAACACGTACAATTCTTATCAATGGATGAGGATAACGAGGTTAGTGCCATTGATTTAGGACAAAGACAGTATAGAGGGAGAATGGAGTTCGGAAGGTATGATGAAGAAGGCATAACGGCTATTAATATCATTAATCTTGATGAATATTTGTATGGAGTTTTACCTTCTGAAATACCATATACTTGGCCAATGGAAGCTCTGAAAGCACAAGCTGTCGCTGCAAGAAATTATGCTGTCTACTATAAGAACAACAATAGTAAATATAGAGATAAGCCTTATATCTTGTGTGATACGACTTCATCTCAAGCATACAAAGGTTACTCTGTTGAAAATGAAAGAACGAATAAAGCAGTAAATGAAACTGATGATAAACTGATAACTTATCAAGGTGAAGTTATCCAAGCAACTTTTTTTTCAACAAGTGGTGGTCATACAGAGAATAGTGAAAATGTATGGAATGGGTCAGTGCCTTTTCTTAAGGGAGTTCCAGATATATATGAACTAGAACCGGCTGCTGAACCTTGGACTAAAGAAATAACTTCTGTTGAAATAAAAGACATATTGGCAAAATATGATATTGATATTGGAGATATTACTGATATTATTCCTATGGATTATACTGAAAGTAAACGTGTTACTAATCTGGAGATTA
This window harbors:
- a CDS encoding amino acid ABC transporter ATP-binding protein, which codes for MIRVNDLHKNFGNLHVLKGINTHIKKGEVVVVIGPSGSGKSTFLRCLNLLEMPTKGNIIFEGVDITSKKNNINVQRQKMGMVFQQFNLFPHMTVLDNITLSPIKVKKVAKDVAEKKALSLLTRVGLEDKAKAYPKQLSGGQKQRIAIVRALAMEPDVMLFDEPTSALDPEMVGEVLDVMKQLASEGMTMVVVTHEMGFAKEVGTRLFFMDEGVIAEEGDPNEIFKSPKKIRTKEFFSKVLK
- a CDS encoding SpoIID/LytB domain-containing protein translates to MKKVFLWLNIIIITITLSCTSDSIYAKGDSDQELRIGLRQCYEHKESIHVNNKILNMGYKIDDEYKSEQVFMSDNGFTFMPASNNYLISLDSYETYEDVQKQAHILMKQDYDVFPGYASVGVWKIYIPIKNKKETSEILYKLNLDKNVAFEIVNDNGFRTIMEFSNDIIVMENTYEHVQFLSMDEDNEVSAIDLGQRQYRGRMEFGRYDEEGITAINIINLDEYLYGVLPSEIPYTWPMEALKAQAVAARNYAVYYKNNNSKYRDKPYILCDTTSSQAYKGYSVENERTNKAVNETDDKLITYQGEVIQATFFSTSGGHTENSENVWNGSVPFLKGVPDIYELEPAAEPWTKEITSVEIKDILAKYDIDIGDITDIIPMDYTESKRVTNLEIIGTTGEHVIKKETIRSWLGLKSRKFTVVKEDYQPRKMFNVMSAGSYEKVQNIDDMFVVTGPYSKGKLKIDDDQLIILSKYNIDNIPLIEGKKDTYTFVGQGYGHGVGMSQSGAKTMAEQGFTYDEILEYYYTGVKIK